The Lentzea guizhouensis genome contains a region encoding:
- a CDS encoding glycosyltransferase, translating to MPKPSWPGWRQPARTSAGSRPWPAVPVSASTPCALPACRCSPCPSPAGQLSEWRAAWAVSVAVRRFRPDVVLAHNVSASLTARIAAPRRPLVTVFHGVAEADVAGAVKVLRRVSDRVVAVADAAADRLREAGLAAEVIPTRCSVGTLRGPGLAAAALGTAPDVPVALCPARLEPQKRHDVLLDAWASVGGRAELWLAGDGSLRGQLEEQAARLDGVRFLGTRTDVRDLLEAADVTVLTSDWEGMPIALLESLAAGRPVVASDVDGVREVLAGGGGVLVPRRSPAETAKALRALLSSPLARAVAVSRDGSADAHTLMKSYDELLRTVLEARRR from the coding sequence GTGCCGAAGCCGTCGTGGCCGGGATGGCGTCAGCCGGCACGGACGTCGGCTGGGAGTCGGCCGTGGCCAGCGGTCCCGGTTTCCGCCTCGACGCCCTGCGCGCTGCCGGCGTGCCGGTGTTCCCCGTGCCCGTCGCCCGCCGGTCAGCTCTCGGAGTGGCGGGCGGCCTGGGCCGTCTCGGTCGCGGTGCGGCGGTTCCGGCCGGACGTCGTGCTGGCGCACAACGTGTCCGCGAGCCTCACCGCACGGATCGCGGCACCTCGACGGCCGCTGGTGACGGTCTTCCACGGCGTGGCCGAGGCCGACGTCGCCGGTGCCGTGAAGGTCCTGCGGCGCGTGTCCGACCGCGTGGTCGCCGTCGCCGACGCGGCGGCCGACCGGCTGCGGGAAGCCGGGCTGGCCGCCGAGGTGATCCCAACGCGGTGTTCCGTCGGCACCCTCCGCGGACCGGGCCTCGCTGCGGCGGCGCTCGGCACCGCGCCGGACGTGCCGGTGGCGTTGTGCCCGGCGCGGCTGGAACCGCAGAAGCGGCACGACGTGCTGCTCGACGCGTGGGCGTCGGTCGGGGGCCGGGCCGAGCTCTGGCTGGCCGGTGACGGCAGCCTGCGCGGGCAGTTGGAGGAGCAGGCCGCGCGGCTCGACGGGGTGCGGTTCCTCGGCACCCGCACCGACGTGCGCGACCTGCTGGAGGCCGCCGACGTCACCGTGCTCACCAGCGACTGGGAGGGCATGCCGATCGCGCTGCTCGAGTCGCTGGCCGCCGGCCGCCCGGTCGTGGCGTCCGATGTGGACGGTGTGCGCGAGGTGCTGGCGGGTGGCGGTGGTGTGCTGGTGCCGCGCCGCAGCCCGGCCGAGACCGCGAAAGCCCTGCGCGCCCTGCTCAGCTCACCGCTGGCCCGCGCGGTCGCCGTGTCGCGCGACGGCTCGGCGGACGCGCACACGTTGATGAAGTCCTACGACGAACTGCTTCGTACCGTGCTGGAGGCACGAAGAAGATGA
- a CDS encoding O-antigen ligase family protein, with protein MADRPAALPVRAVVVTAAVTGVAALVFAQVAHAELARALQEKSHIAGTNADTRMLRWQAAARMLADSPVLGVGPGGFRQHYAAASHNAELDEQTPVAHNLFLEVAAELGLPGFLVLVAVIAVGFVAAERALRLGADRRPVVAVQAALIAVLVASVFLSEQYYLPLWSLVAVAVALEQRARDGRLVAVGERRAGRSPMPVAVVRNKRPEEV; from the coding sequence GTGGCTGATCGCCCGGCGGCGCTGCCGGTGCGGGCGGTCGTGGTCACCGCGGCCGTGACCGGGGTGGCGGCGCTGGTGTTCGCGCAGGTGGCCCACGCGGAGCTGGCGCGGGCGTTGCAGGAGAAGAGCCACATCGCGGGCACGAACGCCGACACGCGGATGCTGCGCTGGCAGGCGGCGGCGCGGATGCTGGCCGACTCGCCGGTGCTCGGGGTGGGGCCGGGCGGGTTCCGCCAGCACTACGCGGCGGCCTCGCACAACGCCGAGCTCGACGAGCAGACGCCGGTGGCGCACAACCTGTTCCTGGAGGTGGCCGCCGAACTGGGCCTGCCGGGGTTCCTGGTGCTGGTGGCGGTGATCGCGGTCGGGTTCGTGGCGGCGGAACGCGCGCTGCGGCTCGGGGCGGACCGGCGGCCGGTGGTGGCGGTGCAGGCGGCGTTGATCGCGGTGCTGGTGGCGTCGGTGTTCCTGTCGGAGCAGTACTACCTGCCCCTGTGGTCGCTGGTCGCGGTCGCGGTGGCGCTGGAGCAACGGGCGCGGGACGGCCGGCTGGTGGCGGTGGGAGAACGGCGGGCGGGGCGCTCGCCGATGCCCGTCGCGGTGGTGCGGAACAAGCGGCCGGAGGAGGTCTGA
- a CDS encoding glycosyltransferase encodes MKVVHVTQPVEAGVAVVVLELARAQLDRGWDVVIACPADGWLADQAEERGIPVLDWHATRAPGPNTARELLSLRRTLRNADPDVVHLHSSKAGLARLVLRGRVPTLFQPHLWSFRIAGGLLRTACHRWERLASRWTDLLVCVSDDELAAGRATGVTAEAEVVCNGVDTRQLRPRHHEHEAPTAVCVGRIAHQKGQDLLLQAWPEVVRRVPDAQLLIVGDGPMAETLRAQHHPSVYWHGHSTAVADFYTRADVVVLPSRAEGMALVPLEAMACGRSVVAFDVEGVRQSIGDAGEVVPAGDVTALAQAIALRLTDRELAAAEGKRGRLRAENLFDRERMTDRIVTLTEQLLSRRGRE; translated from the coding sequence GTGAAGGTCGTCCACGTGACGCAACCGGTCGAGGCCGGTGTCGCCGTCGTGGTGCTGGAGCTCGCCCGCGCCCAGCTCGACCGCGGCTGGGACGTCGTGATCGCCTGTCCCGCGGACGGATGGCTCGCCGACCAAGCAGAGGAACGTGGAATCCCGGTCCTCGACTGGCACGCCACCCGCGCGCCGGGACCGAACACCGCACGCGAGCTGCTGTCCCTGCGCAGAACGCTCAGGAACGCCGACCCGGACGTCGTGCACCTGCACAGCTCCAAGGCCGGCCTGGCCAGGCTGGTGCTGCGCGGTCGCGTGCCCACCCTGTTCCAGCCGCACCTGTGGTCGTTCCGGATCGCCGGCGGACTGCTGCGCACCGCCTGCCACCGCTGGGAGAGGCTCGCGTCCCGCTGGACCGACCTGCTGGTCTGCGTCAGCGACGACGAGCTCGCGGCCGGCCGCGCCACCGGGGTGACGGCGGAGGCCGAGGTCGTGTGCAACGGCGTCGACACCCGGCAACTACGTCCACGGCACCACGAGCACGAAGCCCCGACCGCGGTGTGCGTCGGCCGCATCGCCCACCAGAAGGGCCAGGACCTGCTGCTGCAAGCGTGGCCGGAGGTGGTGCGCCGAGTCCCGGACGCCCAGCTGCTGATCGTCGGCGACGGACCGATGGCCGAAACCCTGCGAGCACAGCACCACCCGAGCGTGTACTGGCACGGCCACAGCACCGCGGTCGCCGACTTCTACACCCGAGCCGACGTCGTGGTGCTGCCCTCGCGCGCCGAGGGCATGGCGTTGGTCCCGCTGGAAGCCATGGCGTGCGGCCGATCCGTGGTCGCGTTCGACGTCGAAGGCGTCCGGCAGAGCATCGGCGACGCGGGCGAGGTCGTGCCCGCGGGCGACGTCACCGCGCTGGCGCAAGCGATTGCCCTGCGCCTCACCGACCGCGAGCTCGCCGCCGCCGAGGGAAAACGCGGCCGCCTCCGCGCCGAGAACCTGTTCGACCGCGAGCGCATGACCGACCGGATCGTGACGCTCACCGAGCAACTGCTGTCCCGGAGAGGACGAGAATGA
- a CDS encoding polysaccharide deacetylase family protein, which yields MKPVASVSLDLDNLWAYLKTHGDPRWESRPSFLPSAVPRLLDVFGEQRLTTTVFVVGADAERDDGAEAVAAITAAGHEVANHSFRHEPWLHRYSAAELEAEVVRAEDAITAAGAPRPVGFRGPGYSVTPPLLDLLSRRGYRYDASVLPTWIGPLARAYHNRTAGSTAGGEDLFGGFGRVKAPNTAYRWRDGLVELPVTTMPLLRVPIHGAYLLQLHQLSPRLARGYFRTALRLCRARKVSPSLLLHPTDVLSGTEAPGMEFFPGMAVPGAEKVALLDWVLSLLREHFEVVGTGEHVARVAASGLRERDPVTC from the coding sequence GTGAAGCCCGTCGCCAGCGTGTCGCTGGACCTCGACAACCTCTGGGCATACCTGAAGACGCACGGCGACCCGCGCTGGGAGAGCCGGCCGAGCTTCCTGCCGTCGGCGGTGCCGCGGCTGCTGGACGTCTTCGGTGAACAACGCCTGACCACCACGGTGTTCGTGGTCGGCGCGGACGCCGAACGCGACGACGGCGCCGAGGCGGTCGCGGCGATCACGGCGGCCGGGCACGAGGTGGCGAACCACTCGTTCCGGCACGAGCCGTGGCTGCACCGGTACTCCGCCGCCGAGCTGGAGGCCGAGGTGGTGCGCGCGGAGGACGCGATCACCGCCGCCGGCGCACCGCGGCCGGTCGGGTTCCGCGGGCCGGGGTACAGCGTGACGCCCCCGCTGCTGGACCTGTTGTCGCGGCGCGGATACCGTTATGACGCAAGCGTTCTGCCGACGTGGATCGGGCCGTTGGCGCGGGCGTACCACAACCGGACGGCGGGCTCGACCGCCGGCGGCGAGGACCTGTTCGGCGGGTTCGGCCGGGTGAAGGCGCCGAACACCGCGTACCGGTGGCGCGACGGGCTGGTCGAGCTGCCGGTGACGACGATGCCGTTGCTGCGGGTGCCGATCCACGGCGCGTACCTCCTGCAGCTGCACCAGCTCTCACCCCGGCTGGCCCGCGGGTACTTCCGCACGGCGTTGCGGTTGTGCCGTGCGCGCAAGGTTTCCCCGTCGTTGTTGCTGCACCCGACGGACGTGCTGTCCGGCACCGAGGCGCCCGGGATGGAGTTCTTCCCCGGCATGGCGGTGCCCGGCGCGGAGAAGGTCGCGCTGCTGGACTGGGTGTTGTCGTTGCTGCGCGAGCACTTCGAGGTGGTCGGCACCGGCGAGCACGTCGCTCGGGTGGCCGCTTCCGGCCTGCGGGAACGTGATCCGGTCACATGCTGA
- a CDS encoding putative glycoside hydrolase family 15 protein — protein MSQKSLIRRFAGVVLVLLSTACSVSAASDPIVTGPVPKPLAPCAWWYGIGDSPAAWEIREAAKHYDVVVLNAWETSAMRRLHDLNPKVKVLVYKDFSSTRNYAGAVEGDRDSKYLPTGIGYHAAQQQHPDWFATDTNGKRIEWAGYPKHWQMTVWNKAYQEAWTKAVVAEVVREGWDGVLADNDFSSLRYYSPAVIAGTSDTAGTDRLLREGLDGLLQLSGDALEKAGKMLVPNVSESQLTPGRWSAHSRYSGAMEENFGLRGDNGAGELITFKGNQFKEQRAQAALGESWLLLITHTKSDQEERVGYASAALLASPHTCWTQADPSYKSPYWSIYQDARLGEAVEAANRLPSGAWTRRFSNGWVAVNPTKAAVRLTPPAGLVTLRGEPVAPETDLPPADAAVYVNAPKK, from the coding sequence TTGTCGCAGAAATCGCTGATCCGTCGATTCGCCGGCGTTGTTCTCGTGTTGTTGTCCACCGCGTGCTCGGTCAGCGCGGCGAGCGACCCGATCGTCACCGGGCCGGTGCCGAAACCGCTCGCGCCGTGCGCGTGGTGGTACGGCATCGGCGACTCGCCGGCGGCCTGGGAGATCCGCGAGGCGGCCAAGCACTACGACGTGGTCGTTCTCAACGCCTGGGAGACCTCGGCGATGCGGCGGCTGCACGACCTGAACCCGAAGGTCAAGGTGCTGGTGTACAAGGACTTCTCCAGCACCCGCAACTACGCCGGCGCGGTCGAGGGTGACCGCGACTCCAAGTACCTGCCCACCGGCATCGGGTACCACGCCGCGCAGCAGCAACACCCGGACTGGTTCGCGACCGACACGAACGGCAAGCGCATCGAGTGGGCCGGCTACCCGAAGCACTGGCAGATGACCGTGTGGAACAAGGCCTACCAGGAGGCCTGGACCAAGGCGGTCGTCGCCGAGGTGGTGCGCGAGGGCTGGGACGGCGTGCTGGCCGACAACGACTTCAGCTCGTTGCGCTACTACTCGCCCGCGGTGATCGCGGGCACGTCCGACACCGCGGGCACCGACCGGTTGCTGCGCGAAGGTCTGGACGGCTTGCTGCAGCTCTCCGGCGACGCGCTGGAGAAGGCCGGGAAGATGCTGGTGCCCAACGTCTCGGAGTCGCAGCTGACGCCGGGGCGCTGGTCGGCGCACTCCCGGTACTCGGGGGCGATGGAGGAGAACTTCGGCCTGCGCGGCGACAACGGCGCCGGTGAGCTGATCACGTTCAAGGGCAACCAGTTCAAGGAGCAGCGCGCGCAGGCCGCGCTCGGCGAGTCGTGGCTGCTGCTGATCACGCACACGAAGTCGGACCAGGAGGAACGCGTCGGGTACGCCTCCGCCGCGTTGCTCGCGAGCCCGCACACCTGCTGGACCCAGGCCGACCCCAGCTACAAGAGCCCCTACTGGTCGATCTACCAGGACGCGCGGCTGGGCGAGGCGGTCGAGGCGGCCAACCGGCTGCCCAGCGGGGCGTGGACCCGCCGCTTCAGCAACGGCTGGGTGGCGGTGAACCCGACGAAGGCGGCCGTGCGGCTGACCCCGCCCGCGGGCCTGGTGACGTTGCGGGGCGAGCCGGTGGCGCCGGAGACGGACCTGCCTCCGGCGGACGCGGCCGTCTACGTCAACGCGCCGAAGAAGTGA
- a CDS encoding sugar transferase, with protein sequence MLAAVALVVLSPVIGLCALAVLVESGRPLFFRQVRVGMDDRTFVLYKIRSVRQSGEDDSQVRWSVEGDSRVGPVGRFLRRTSLDELPQLWNVLRGDMCVVGPRPERPGFVREFSAIHELYWARHRVPTGLTGLAQVHGLRGDTSIADRSRYDNYYIANWSLWLDLRILLMTAGELCCRRNR encoded by the coding sequence GTGCTGGCCGCGGTCGCGCTGGTCGTGCTGTCGCCGGTGATCGGCCTGTGCGCGCTCGCGGTGCTGGTCGAGAGCGGGCGCCCGCTGTTCTTCCGGCAGGTCAGGGTGGGGATGGACGACCGCACGTTCGTCCTCTACAAGATCCGCAGCGTCCGCCAGTCGGGTGAGGACGACTCCCAGGTGCGCTGGTCGGTCGAGGGCGACTCGCGGGTGGGCCCGGTCGGCCGGTTCCTGCGCCGCACCTCCCTCGACGAGCTGCCCCAGCTGTGGAACGTCCTGCGCGGCGACATGTGCGTGGTCGGGCCACGCCCGGAGCGTCCCGGTTTCGTTCGCGAGTTCTCCGCAATTCACGAGCTATATTGGGCGCGCCATCGCGTTCCCACCGGACTGACGGGACTTGCTCAGGTGCACGGGTTGAGGGGTGACACCTCGATCGCCGACAGGTCTCGATACGACAACTACTACATCGCGAACTGGTCGCTGTGGCTCGACCTGAGGATTCTACTGATGACGGCAGGTGAGTTGTGTTGTCGCAGAAATCGCTGA
- a CDS encoding oligosaccharide flippase family protein, with protein MTDVAVRGSLWLFAVNLVSKSSQIVVTLALALFLTEADLGAVALVVSIVNIGQVVQAMGVYDIISRTGRDPKTTAGTVLTMSVAAGTVLAVAVISAANPVAQAFGAPDAAGLLRLAALTLPFTAAGGVQMALMHRDLDFRRRMLPDAGGMLLGAAVTVTLAAQRVGPTAFVLGLLCTAVAQPALAVVAGARIRPVWDREAAREAAGWMAVVGPGALIAVLLINVDYLAIGHVLGPEAVGGYSLAFRIAWVPYIMVAVVLGGVLFPICAAQVRGGQRDELPETLHRFTTATLVVTGGLYVTVALRPDGITLLGQQWADAARILTPLCGYGLGLGLLHVWYQVIRAAGHARQYLALEAAHLVTLVTALVFTTAHGPQAVAVTQAVTVWLLVPVTWLVLHRNGLAVPLPRLARTTATVAAGAVTSLALSTVLPGPASVLSLAATGLLLLAAYCAVVLPLNRTVLIGLKERT; from the coding sequence ATGACCGACGTGGCGGTGCGGGGCTCGTTGTGGCTCTTCGCGGTCAACCTGGTGAGCAAGAGCAGCCAGATCGTCGTCACGCTGGCGCTGGCGCTCTTCCTCACCGAGGCCGACCTGGGCGCGGTGGCGCTGGTCGTGTCGATCGTCAACATCGGCCAGGTCGTCCAGGCCATGGGCGTCTACGACATCATCAGCCGCACCGGACGGGACCCGAAGACGACCGCGGGCACCGTGCTCACGATGAGCGTCGCGGCCGGAACCGTCCTGGCCGTCGCGGTGATCAGCGCGGCAAACCCCGTCGCGCAGGCGTTCGGGGCCCCTGACGCCGCCGGGCTGCTGAGGCTCGCGGCGCTCACGCTGCCGTTCACCGCGGCGGGCGGCGTGCAGATGGCCTTGATGCACCGCGACCTCGACTTCCGGCGGCGGATGCTGCCGGACGCGGGCGGCATGCTGCTCGGTGCGGCGGTGACTGTCACGCTGGCCGCCCAGAGGGTCGGGCCGACCGCGTTCGTCCTCGGCCTGCTCTGCACGGCAGTGGCGCAACCGGCGCTCGCGGTCGTCGCGGGCGCGCGGATCCGGCCGGTCTGGGACCGCGAGGCTGCCCGGGAGGCCGCGGGCTGGATGGCCGTCGTCGGCCCCGGCGCGTTGATCGCGGTGCTGCTGATCAACGTCGACTACCTCGCCATCGGGCACGTCCTCGGCCCGGAGGCGGTCGGCGGGTACTCGCTCGCATTCCGGATCGCCTGGGTGCCCTACATCATGGTCGCGGTCGTGCTGGGCGGGGTGCTGTTCCCGATCTGCGCCGCGCAGGTCCGAGGTGGACAGCGCGACGAGCTGCCGGAGACGCTGCACCGGTTCACGACGGCGACCTTGGTGGTCACCGGTGGCCTGTACGTCACGGTCGCGCTGCGGCCCGACGGGATCACGCTGCTCGGGCAGCAGTGGGCGGACGCCGCGCGGATCCTCACCCCGTTGTGCGGCTACGGACTCGGGCTGGGGCTGCTGCACGTCTGGTACCAGGTGATCAGGGCGGCCGGCCACGCCCGCCAGTACCTCGCCCTCGAAGCCGCCCACCTCGTCACCCTCGTGACCGCGCTGGTCTTCACGACCGCGCACGGACCTCAGGCCGTCGCGGTCACCCAGGCCGTCACGGTGTGGCTGCTGGTCCCGGTGACCTGGCTGGTGCTGCACCGCAACGGCCTCGCCGTCCCCCTCCCCCGCCTGGCCCGCACGACCGCCACGGTGGCGGCCGGTGCCGTCACGAGCCTCGCACTCAGCACGGTCCTGCCGGGCCCCGCGAGCGTCCTGAGCCTCGCCGCGACCGGTCTCCTGCTGCTCGCCGCCTACTGCGCGGTCGTGCTGCCCCTCAACCGCACCGTCCTCATCGGACTCAAGGAGCGCACGTGA
- a CDS encoding glycosyltransferase, with amino-acid sequence MQTAQAPQDDVRPCGDVHVVLPAYNEAAALPPLLRRIAAVELADRITVWVVDDGSSDGTGDCVAGVRGLDVRLVRHPVNLGLGQAVQSGLRAVLDAAAEGDVMVVMDADDTHDPGLIPALLREIAAGADVVICSRFVGGGDDSTAPRWRRVLSRGARVVFGRVLHFDGIQDFTCGYRAYRVSLLRRAAAHWGERLVEERGFACMVELLMKLRHCGPVVSEIPFRLRYDRKPGSSKLRLGRTLTQYLVLLTRDRLAPVPYRKL; translated from the coding sequence GTGCAGACCGCCCAGGCCCCGCAGGACGACGTCCGGCCGTGCGGCGACGTGCACGTCGTGCTCCCCGCCTACAACGAGGCGGCCGCGCTGCCGCCGCTGCTGCGGCGCATCGCCGCGGTCGAGCTCGCCGACCGGATCACCGTGTGGGTGGTCGACGACGGCTCGTCCGACGGCACCGGCGACTGCGTGGCGGGCGTGCGCGGGCTCGACGTCCGGCTGGTGCGCCACCCGGTGAACCTCGGTCTCGGCCAGGCCGTCCAATCAGGACTGCGGGCGGTGCTCGACGCGGCGGCCGAGGGCGACGTGATGGTCGTGATGGACGCCGACGACACGCACGACCCCGGCCTGATCCCCGCGCTGCTGCGGGAGATCGCGGCCGGTGCGGACGTGGTGATCTGCTCGCGCTTCGTCGGCGGCGGTGACGACTCCACGGCACCGCGCTGGCGCCGGGTGCTGTCGCGCGGCGCCCGCGTGGTGTTCGGTCGGGTGCTGCACTTCGACGGCATCCAGGACTTCACCTGCGGCTACCGCGCCTACCGGGTGAGCCTGCTGCGCAGGGCCGCCGCCCACTGGGGCGAGCGGCTGGTCGAGGAGCGCGGGTTCGCGTGCATGGTCGAGCTGCTGATGAAGCTGCGCCACTGCGGCCCGGTGGTCAGCGAGATCCCGTTCCGGCTGCGCTACGACCGCAAGCCCGGTTCCAGCAAGCTCCGGCTCGGCCGGACGCTGACCCAGTACCTGGTGCTGCTCACGCGTGACCGCCTCGCGCCCGTGCCCTACCGGAAGCTCTGA
- a CDS encoding glycosyltransferase family 4 protein, with the protein MTRIAYLLTQDSGGPVDVTVRLAAALAKSDDAEVRVFGPRPRRGAELVDPYFEEILVPSKGDMRAARQARAAIRAWRPDVVHAQDRRSGLVSAGLATGGTKIVHTYHGVPDDVDEAWFRCVRGSMPPSPYTRAVLAGDAAVARVVHRTVVPAREMGRFLRERLYVPPHRMTHIDNCVDVGEAHPPTAPVRKLAFVGLLVERKGLLNLLDALETTMPADATLTVVGDGPQRTQAEGRVTRRGLQDRVRFLGFRTDVPDLLREHDALVLPSTMEQQPLVVAEAMAAGKPVLATDTGGVADMLGVPADDCPRAGDVAALAAKLAALFADPEPGRTGQALAMRARERFTPEVCARRHLELYRKLTSSAR; encoded by the coding sequence ATGACACGGATCGCCTACCTGCTCACCCAGGACAGCGGGGGCCCGGTGGATGTGACGGTGCGCCTGGCCGCCGCGCTGGCCAAGTCCGATGACGCCGAGGTGCGGGTGTTCGGCCCGCGGCCCCGGCGCGGTGCGGAGCTGGTCGACCCGTACTTCGAGGAGATTCTGGTCCCCAGCAAGGGCGACATGCGGGCGGCCCGGCAGGCGCGCGCGGCGATCAGGGCGTGGCGCCCGGACGTGGTGCACGCCCAGGACCGGCGGTCGGGACTGGTCAGCGCCGGTCTCGCGACCGGGGGCACCAAGATCGTGCACACCTACCACGGCGTGCCCGACGACGTGGACGAGGCGTGGTTCCGGTGCGTGCGGGGGTCGATGCCGCCGTCGCCGTACACCCGCGCGGTGCTCGCCGGTGACGCCGCGGTCGCCAGGGTCGTGCACCGGACCGTGGTCCCGGCCAGGGAGATGGGCCGGTTCCTGCGGGAACGCCTCTACGTGCCGCCGCACCGGATGACCCACATCGACAACTGCGTGGACGTCGGCGAGGCGCACCCACCCACGGCGCCCGTGCGCAAGCTCGCGTTCGTGGGCCTGCTCGTGGAACGCAAGGGCCTGCTGAACCTGCTGGACGCCCTGGAGACCACGATGCCGGCTGACGCCACGCTCACGGTCGTCGGTGACGGTCCACAACGGACGCAGGCGGAGGGCAGGGTGACCCGGCGCGGGCTGCAGGACCGGGTGCGGTTCCTCGGGTTCCGCACCGACGTCCCGGACCTGTTGCGCGAGCACGACGCGCTGGTGCTGCCGTCCACGATGGAACAGCAGCCGCTCGTCGTCGCCGAGGCCATGGCGGCCGGCAAACCGGTGCTCGCCACGGACACCGGCGGGGTCGCGGACATGCTGGGCGTGCCCGCCGACGACTGCCCGCGTGCCGGTGACGTGGCCGCGCTCGCGGCCAAGCTGGCCGCGCTGTTCGCCGACCCCGAGCCCGGCCGCACCGGCCAGGCCCTGGCCATGCGGGCGCGCGAACGGTTCACCCCCGAGGTGTGCGCCCGCCGCCACCTCGAGCTCTACCGCAAGCTCACTTCTTCGGCGCGTTGA
- a CDS encoding glycosyltransferase 87 family protein → MITTTNRTGLARTILVALVALAGTASAVRALKPAWEVPLPTEANLPEERMQDFRDALYFPIREFLAGGNPYDPAVMFANWPVRQNFNLYQPYHLVLHMPFALPDYRVGAVAFALACVVLLVGLALLAAHRAQLPLVAGTTVVATLLITSQVGKAQVYIGQVNPLIAVGVAAALMLRGSHPGWAAAALALAWLKPQFGLPLALLMFVRGDRKVALMGTAIATIASLPVAAVLVMKDGVGGFLDVIGRNLAWASSTGYGAVDSMTAQRIDLPAVLFRTTGWLPPAAELIALIGVLAVTALLARRLDQTDGTAAADVLTCLGVVVALVHQPGDVLIAVPALVALAVVCWRNRQDRHWWWAGAAALLLVVPFAHLYFVDTAVKAALGARASVTLDGAAVVAAWLVLAVFAVRHARRVT, encoded by the coding sequence GTGATCACCACGACCAACCGGACCGGCCTCGCCAGGACGATCCTGGTCGCCCTCGTCGCCCTGGCCGGCACCGCCAGCGCCGTCCGCGCGCTCAAGCCCGCGTGGGAGGTGCCGCTGCCCACCGAGGCGAACCTGCCGGAAGAGCGCATGCAGGACTTCCGCGACGCTTTGTACTTCCCCATCCGCGAGTTCCTGGCCGGCGGCAACCCGTACGACCCGGCGGTGATGTTCGCGAACTGGCCGGTGCGGCAGAACTTCAACCTCTACCAGCCGTACCACCTGGTGCTGCACATGCCGTTCGCGCTGCCGGACTACCGGGTCGGCGCGGTGGCGTTCGCGCTGGCCTGCGTCGTACTGCTCGTCGGGCTCGCCCTGCTGGCCGCGCACCGGGCCCAGCTCCCCCTCGTCGCGGGCACCACGGTGGTCGCCACGCTGCTCATCACGAGCCAGGTCGGCAAGGCCCAGGTGTACATCGGCCAGGTGAACCCGCTGATCGCGGTCGGCGTGGCCGCGGCGTTGATGTTGCGCGGGAGCCATCCCGGCTGGGCGGCGGCGGCACTCGCGCTCGCCTGGTTGAAACCGCAGTTCGGCCTGCCGCTGGCACTGCTGATGTTCGTGCGCGGTGACCGCAAGGTGGCGCTCATGGGCACGGCGATCGCCACGATCGCCAGCCTGCCGGTGGCAGCGGTCCTGGTCATGAAGGACGGCGTCGGTGGGTTCCTCGACGTCATCGGCCGCAACCTGGCCTGGGCCAGCAGCACCGGCTACGGCGCGGTCGACTCCATGACGGCACAGCGCATCGACCTGCCCGCGGTGCTCTTCCGCACCACCGGCTGGCTGCCACCGGCGGCCGAGCTCATCGCCCTCATCGGCGTCCTCGCGGTCACGGCGTTGCTGGCCCGCCGGCTCGACCAGACCGACGGCACCGCGGCGGCGGACGTGCTGACGTGCCTCGGTGTCGTCGTCGCGCTGGTGCACCAGCCCGGTGACGTGCTGATCGCGGTTCCCGCACTCGTCGCGCTGGCCGTCGTGTGCTGGCGGAACCGGCAGGACCGGCACTGGTGGTGGGCCGGAGCGGCGGCGCTGCTGCTCGTCGTGCCGTTCGCCCACCTGTACTTCGTCGACACCGCGGTGAAAGCGGCCCTGGGGGCACGGGCGAGCGTCACCCTCGACGGGGCGGCGGTCGTGGCGGCGTGGCTGGTGCTCGCGGTGTTCGCGGTCAGGCACGCCCGGCGCGTCACATGA